A genomic window from Buteo buteo chromosome 13, bButBut1.hap1.1, whole genome shotgun sequence includes:
- the BCL2L10 gene encoding bcl-2-like protein 10, which yields MPSSLKEETALLLEDYFQHRGGGAALPPSPTAATLRRAAAELERRERPFFRSCAPLARAEPREAAALLERVAAQLEAEGGLNWGRLLALVVFAGTLAAALTERGCGDGPRCLAAALAAYLAEERGEWLEAHGGWDGFCRFFGRHGSQPADQSSTISNAIMAAAGFGIAGLAFLLVVR from the exons ATGCCGAGCTCGCTGAAGGAGGAGACGGcgctgctgctggaggactACTTCCAGcaccgcggcggcggcgccgcgctgccccccagccccacggcggCCACGctgcggcgggcggcggccgagCTGGAGCGGCGGGAGCGGCCCTTCTTCCGCTCCTGCGCGCCGCTGGCGCGGGCCGAGccgcgggaggcggcggcgctgctggAGCGGGTGGCGGCGCAGCTGGAGGCCGAGGGCGGCCTCAACTGGGGCCGGCTGCTGGCGCTGGTGGTCTTCGCCGGCACGCTGGCCGCCGCGCTGACCGAGCGGGGCTGCGGCGACGGGCCGCGCTGCCTGGCCGCCGCGCTGGCCGCCTACCTGGCCGAGGAGCGGGGCGAGTGGCTGGAGGCGCACGGCGGATGG GATGGCTTCTGTCGCTTCTTCGGCAGACATGGCTCCCAGCCGGCTGACCAGAGCAGTACCATAAGCAATGCGATCATGGCTGCGGCGGGGTTTGGAATAGCAGGATTGGCTTTTCTCTTGGTGGTGCGGTAG